A part of Longimicrobiaceae bacterium genomic DNA contains:
- the add gene encoding adenosine deaminase, which yields MVIDTLPDRSRGRPRPPSIDPDRLRQMPKAELHVHLDGSLRATTMLELAAEQQKPLPRSDARSLRDYMHVTDARNLVEYLERFEVTLSLMQTAESLERIAYELAEDLAGENVRYAEIRYSPLLHTREGLPLTEAVDAPLRGLARAERELGIRTALIICGIRNMDPATSRDLADLTVAYKGRGVVAFDLAGAEYNYPAKKHRDAFYTVINRNMATTIHAGEAYGPESIHQALHYCRANRIGHGTRLYEDPDLMRYVRDFRIPIEICLSSNVQTRAVASYADHPVRRYFDEGIVVSLNTDNRLMSGTTLTEEYRLAHEHLGFSWEELKQVALMAFDAAFLPWDEKQRIIGRVKEEMAAIPSP from the coding sequence ATGGTGATCGATACGCTCCCCGACCGTTCGCGGGGACGGCCTCGTCCCCCGTCAATCGATCCCGATCGGCTCCGCCAGATGCCCAAGGCGGAGCTGCACGTGCATCTGGACGGGTCACTGCGCGCGACGACCATGCTGGAGCTCGCGGCCGAGCAGCAAAAGCCCCTTCCCCGCTCCGACGCGCGCAGCCTGCGGGACTACATGCACGTGACGGACGCCCGCAACTTGGTGGAGTACCTCGAACGCTTCGAGGTCACCCTCTCGCTGATGCAGACCGCCGAGAGCCTCGAGCGCATCGCCTACGAGTTGGCGGAGGACCTCGCGGGCGAGAACGTTCGCTACGCGGAGATCCGCTACTCGCCGTTGCTACATACGCGCGAGGGCCTGCCCTTGACCGAGGCGGTGGACGCACCGCTGCGAGGGCTGGCGAGGGCCGAACGCGAGCTGGGGATCCGAACCGCCCTGATCATCTGCGGGATTCGCAACATGGACCCCGCGACGTCGCGCGACCTGGCGGACCTCACGGTAGCCTACAAGGGGCGTGGAGTGGTGGCTTTCGACCTGGCCGGCGCCGAGTACAACTACCCGGCCAAGAAGCACCGCGACGCCTTCTACACGGTGATCAACCGCAACATGGCCACGACGATCCACGCGGGAGAGGCGTACGGACCGGAATCGATCCACCAGGCGCTGCACTACTGCCGCGCGAACCGGATCGGCCACGGAACCCGGCTCTACGAGGATCCCGACCTGATGCGCTACGTGCGGGATTTTCGCATCCCCATCGAGATCTGCCTGAGCTCGAACGTGCAGACGCGCGCGGTGGCCAGCTATGCCGATCACCCCGTGCGTCGCTATTTCGATGAGGGAATCGTGGTGAGTCTGAACACGGACAACCGCCTGATGAGCGGCACCACGCTCACCGAAGAGTACCGTCTGGCGCACGAGCACCTGGGCTTCTCCTGGGAGGAGCTGAAGCAGGTGGCGCTGATGGCCTTCGACGCCGCTTTCCTTCCCTGGGACGAGAAGCAGCGGATAATCGGGAGGGTGAAGGAGGAGATGGCGGCTATCCCTTCCCCGTGA
- the lptE gene encoding LPS assembly lipoprotein LptE encodes MTRRCVPLAAGLAILAAACNYGFVGGGLPSHVRTVAILPFENETSQPLLETDIQRALQRELPRKLGVRLANQSVADAVVRGAVTSYEEVVSSVRPNQNPTGSSQVPVAQRQVRVVFNAEIYDVRNDAVLWRAQGQSVLGSFGDSENPDAGRNRAIQELVTRFVEGAQSQW; translated from the coding sequence ATGACGCGTCGCTGTGTTCCACTGGCGGCGGGGTTGGCAATCCTCGCCGCGGCGTGCAACTACGGATTCGTGGGCGGTGGGCTGCCCTCGCACGTGCGCACGGTCGCCATCCTCCCCTTCGAGAACGAGACGAGCCAGCCGCTGCTGGAAACCGACATACAGCGAGCGCTCCAGCGGGAGCTGCCGCGCAAGCTCGGGGTGAGGCTCGCGAACCAGTCGGTCGCCGACGCGGTGGTGCGCGGCGCGGTCACCAGCTACGAGGAGGTCGTCAGCAGCGTTCGCCCGAACCAGAACCCCACCGGATCGAGCCAGGTGCCGGTCGCCCAGCGACAGGTACGCGTCGTGTTCAACGCCGAGATTTACGATGTGCGTAACGACGCGGTGCTCTGGCGGGCACAGGGACAGTCAGTGCTGGGATCGTTCGGCGACAGCGAGAACCCGGATGCGGGACGCAACCGCGCAATCCAGGAGCTAGTGACGCGCTTCGTCGAGGGCGCGCAGTCGCAGTGGTAG
- a CDS encoding energy transducer TonB: protein MRLPSVAALLPLIATAVVGCEEAAPVTPPRQLPGSPFHYPEELWDAGVEGETILRLWVNEEGRVDTVRVEKPSEYPAFDSAAVHGARDLQFEPARQNDGPVGTWVLLPVQFDLPGSDSAGAVP, encoded by the coding sequence GTGAGACTTCCGTCAGTTGCGGCGCTCCTGCCGCTTATCGCGACCGCGGTGGTAGGATGTGAGGAGGCCGCGCCGGTCACGCCCCCCCGGCAGCTTCCGGGCTCCCCCTTTCACTATCCCGAGGAGCTGTGGGACGCGGGGGTGGAGGGCGAGACGATTCTGCGCCTGTGGGTGAACGAGGAAGGCCGGGTGGACACGGTTCGGGTCGAGAAACCCAGCGAATATCCCGCCTTCGACAGCGCCGCTGTGCACGGCGCCCGCGACCTGCAGTTCGAGCCCGCGCGGCAGAATGACGGACCGGTAGGCACGTGGGTACTCCTTCCGGTACAGTTCGACCTTCCGGGGAGCGACAGCGCTGGAGCAGTGCCTTGA
- a CDS encoding thioesterase family protein, with protein sequence MPEAQDRTSTIEFRVRYAETDQMGVVYHANYLVWCEIGRTELIRERFASYAEVERKGVALAVSDASLRFHAAARYDDLIRVETRVREVRSRSVTFDYTIFRIPEAGEPRAEPQRLVSAQTTLIALDPNSRPRTLPAELVARLRDG encoded by the coding sequence ATGCCCGAGGCGCAGGATCGCACCAGCACGATCGAGTTCCGAGTCCGCTACGCCGAGACCGACCAGATGGGGGTCGTCTATCACGCCAACTACCTGGTGTGGTGCGAGATCGGCCGGACGGAGCTGATCCGGGAGCGCTTCGCCTCCTATGCGGAGGTCGAGAGGAAGGGGGTCGCGCTCGCGGTGTCTGACGCGAGCCTGCGCTTTCACGCCGCCGCCCGGTACGACGACCTCATCCGGGTCGAGACCCGGGTTCGCGAGGTCCGCTCGCGCTCGGTCACTTTCGACTACACGATCTTCCGCATCCCCGAAGCGGGCGAGCCGAGAGCTGAGCCGCAGCGGCTGGTCTCCGCGCAGACCACCCTCATCGCGCTCGATCCGAATTCCCGCCCGCGGACCCTCCCGGCGGAGCTGGTCGCGCGCCTGCGCGATGGCTGA
- a CDS encoding rhomboid family intramembrane serine protease encodes MIPIRDENPTELTPFVSMILIGLNVAAWILLQGAGSPPVLLASIEAFGSVPCEVTGGCPVRGLGQSALLTSLFMHGSWGHLIGNMVFLWVFGNNVEDSMGHLRFIVFYLVCGLTASAAHILFAPNSAIPMVGASGAISGIMGAYVLLYPRVRVHTWLPPFFFVDLPAWYFLGYWFVIQLMMGLSSLAPTMAEQGGVAVWAHVGGFVAGVVLIRLFEKRRLTEAKRKKVKLSRAEIADLEW; translated from the coding sequence TTGATCCCCATCCGAGATGAGAATCCGACCGAGCTGACACCCTTCGTCTCGATGATCCTGATCGGGTTGAATGTCGCGGCCTGGATTCTTCTCCAGGGCGCGGGCTCGCCGCCGGTGTTGCTGGCCTCCATCGAGGCGTTCGGCAGTGTGCCGTGCGAGGTCACCGGGGGGTGCCCGGTGCGCGGGCTGGGTCAGAGCGCGCTGCTCACCTCGCTTTTCATGCACGGCAGCTGGGGACACCTGATCGGCAACATGGTCTTCCTCTGGGTGTTCGGGAACAACGTCGAGGACTCGATGGGGCACCTGCGCTTCATCGTCTTCTACCTGGTGTGCGGCCTCACCGCCTCGGCCGCGCACATCCTCTTCGCGCCCAACAGCGCGATCCCCATGGTCGGGGCTAGCGGTGCGATCAGCGGGATCATGGGCGCATACGTCCTTCTCTATCCTCGCGTGCGGGTCCACACCTGGCTGCCGCCGTTCTTCTTCGTCGACCTGCCTGCCTGGTACTTCCTCGGTTACTGGTTCGTGATTCAGTTGATGATGGGACTCTCGAGTCTGGCGCCCACCATGGCGGAACAGGGTGGAGTCGCCGTCTGGGCTCATGTGGGCGGGTTCGTGGCGGGGGTGGTGTTGATCCGGTTGTTCGAGAAGCGTCGATTGACCGAGGCCAAGCGAAAGAAGGTGAAGCTCTCGCGCGCCGAGATCGCGGATCTGGAATGGTGA
- a CDS encoding cysteine synthase A produces MSTNLPSDSDPREVPHRRPYDSVLDLIGWTPLIRLRRVTEGIRTPVFGKAEFMNPGGSVKDRIGPAIIEAAEREGLLKPGGTIVEGTSGNTGVGLAIAAVPRGYRCIFTIPDKMSQEKVRLLKAFGAEVIITPTAVPPDHPDNYVVMARRIAEETPNAILANQFYNQANPEAHYRTTGPELWEQTEGRITHFVAAAGTGGTITGVGRYLKEKNPDIRIIGGDPVGSIIREYAMTGKKGEGTPYKVEGIGQDKIPGTLDLTVVDEWRSVDDRTAFAMARRLTREEGLFVGGSSGLITHVALEVAREIDDPDACVVTMLCDTGERYLSKLYNDEWLREHQLLEPARVTAALMMSLKSHDVPETIVSVEPATPVRRALEFMTSRNISQLPVIAEGDCVGHVTDATLMARVVENPSVLDLPVQELMDPPLPVIDEHMPLEAVTRLLTRQNPAVLVRHEGTLAGIITRFDVLSYLTGKG; encoded by the coding sequence TTGAGCACCAACCTTCCCTCTGATTCGGACCCCCGGGAGGTCCCTCACCGACGGCCGTACGATTCGGTCCTGGATCTCATCGGCTGGACGCCTTTGATCCGCCTGCGGCGCGTCACCGAGGGGATCCGCACGCCGGTTTTCGGCAAAGCAGAGTTCATGAACCCCGGCGGCTCGGTGAAGGACCGGATCGGCCCGGCCATCATCGAAGCGGCGGAACGGGAGGGGCTCCTCAAGCCGGGCGGGACGATCGTCGAGGGGACGAGCGGGAATACCGGGGTCGGTCTGGCGATCGCTGCGGTGCCCAGGGGTTACCGCTGCATCTTTACCATCCCGGATAAGATGAGCCAGGAGAAGGTGCGGCTGCTGAAGGCCTTCGGGGCCGAGGTAATCATCACCCCCACCGCGGTGCCGCCGGATCACCCCGACAACTATGTGGTGATGGCGCGGCGCATCGCCGAAGAAACTCCGAACGCCATCCTCGCCAACCAGTTCTACAACCAGGCGAACCCGGAAGCGCACTACCGGACCACCGGCCCCGAGCTGTGGGAGCAGACGGAGGGCAGGATCACCCACTTCGTCGCTGCGGCGGGAACCGGTGGCACCATCACCGGAGTGGGTCGCTACCTGAAAGAGAAGAACCCCGACATCCGCATCATCGGCGGAGATCCGGTCGGCTCGATCATCCGCGAGTACGCAATGACCGGCAAGAAGGGGGAAGGGACGCCCTACAAAGTCGAGGGAATCGGCCAGGACAAGATCCCTGGGACTCTCGACCTGACGGTCGTGGACGAATGGCGCAGCGTGGACGACCGGACTGCCTTCGCCATGGCGCGCCGCCTGACCCGGGAGGAGGGGCTCTTCGTCGGAGGATCGAGCGGGCTGATCACCCATGTGGCGCTCGAGGTGGCCCGGGAGATCGATGATCCGGACGCCTGCGTGGTCACCATGCTATGCGATACCGGCGAGCGCTACCTGTCCAAGCTGTACAACGACGAGTGGCTGCGAGAGCACCAGCTGCTGGAGCCCGCGCGGGTGACGGCTGCCCTGATGATGTCACTCAAGTCGCACGACGTGCCCGAGACGATCGTGTCAGTCGAGCCCGCCACGCCGGTTCGACGCGCGCTCGAGTTCATGACGAGCCGGAACATCTCACAGCTCCCGGTGATCGCGGAAGGCGACTGCGTGGGGCACGTGACCGACGCCACCTTGATGGCGCGTGTGGTGGAGAACCCGAGCGTGCTGGATCTCCCCGTGCAGGAGTTGATGGACCCGCCGCTCCCAGTCATCGACGAGCACATGCCGCTCGAGGCGGTCACCCGCCTGCTCACCCGTCAGAATCCGGCCGTGCTCGTCCGTCATGAGGGCACGCTCGCGGGGATCATCACGCGCTTCGATGTGCTGAGCTATCTCACGGGGAAGGGATAG
- a CDS encoding UDP-2,3-diacylglucosamine diphosphatase has protein sequence MSEKPFLIVSDTHLGAVPESTERAFRHFLETEARSASGLLINGDLFDFWFEYRSVVPRKHYRVVAALANLVEAGVPVWFMGGNHDAWGGDFLEKDVGVTVLREPTILDLAGRKALVAHGDGVGAGDLGYRALKRFIRHPLTVGAFRLLHPDWGSWIAERVSTTEEKAIPSDTSNLTRAEPIRAWAREKLLEDPSLQLVVAGHSHVPELEEVAPGRFYVNSGDWVRHRTYVVLDPDGSPPHLRSWSTD, from the coding sequence ATGAGCGAGAAGCCCTTTCTGATCGTATCGGACACGCACCTTGGCGCGGTGCCGGAGAGCACCGAACGCGCCTTCCGCCACTTCCTGGAGACGGAGGCACGCAGTGCCTCGGGGCTCCTGATCAACGGCGACCTCTTCGATTTCTGGTTCGAATACCGCTCGGTGGTGCCGCGCAAGCACTACCGGGTGGTCGCCGCACTCGCGAACCTGGTGGAGGCGGGGGTCCCGGTGTGGTTCATGGGCGGGAACCACGACGCATGGGGAGGCGACTTCCTGGAGAAGGATGTCGGCGTCACCGTGCTGCGCGAGCCGACGATCCTCGATCTGGCGGGGAGAAAGGCGCTGGTGGCCCACGGCGACGGCGTCGGGGCCGGTGACCTGGGCTACCGGGCGCTGAAAAGGTTCATCCGACATCCCCTGACCGTCGGCGCCTTCCGGCTTCTCCACCCGGACTGGGGCTCCTGGATCGCGGAGCGGGTCTCGACCACCGAGGAGAAGGCGATCCCATCGGATACCAGCAACCTGACCCGCGCCGAGCCGATCCGCGCCTGGGCGCGCGAGAAGCTGCTCGAAGATCCCTCCCTTCAGCTCGTTGTGGCCGGCCACTCGCACGTGCCCGAGCTGGAGGAGGTGGCGCCAGGCCGGTTCTACGTGAACTCAGGGGACTGGGTGCGGCACCGTACCTACGTCGTGCTCGATCCGGACGGCTCTCCCCCCCACCTGCGGAGCTGGTCCACCGACTGA
- a CDS encoding HEAT repeat domain-containing protein, with protein sequence MLRTRGCRAGALAAAVCLPLLAACAPTVQPAPTATVGEVAPRPPSSELLAAHAELIRLEDRRELDLSRLQALASDTSSRIRARVAIALGRLRRAEGAPLLLRLLADRDTAVAASAAFALGQLGDSTHAAALAARLASGDSTTVTVGLEAAHALGKVGGSEARETLLALLDTLPIGGGRGRLAGEALLAVWKTAPLPRLEPLERWLAAADADLRWKAAYALARGAGSRAAPRLLEVLSDPDPRVRAEALRALTAERLDSARVSRSEALQRILPLAGDSAYTVAVNALRVLGGYGEPAAIETLRQALHAADRHRALAAAEALGRAGAAARSTVSDLAALAMADSVPAALRAAAAESLALIEPVTAEQVAGRLAASPSWRLRSAAARAVALATGGRVEAVRAALADPDGRVAAAALNALIEAADSALASLRNLLVEQLGARDVMVRTAALSALARDPDPSLLPLLLDAYDRALADTVPDAALAALDGLGALSERGPQATRAFLARFDRAEDPLLRLRAVERLDSAAVAARWGDPLPIHTGRDPDWYRSLVERLVAPALVGGNVEAAVVTGGDTLRLRLHPASAPLTVHNFLTLADAGFFDGQEWPRVVPSFVVQGGDPRGDTSGGPGYSIRDELNRLRYGAGTVGMALAGPDTGGSQFFITHSPQPHLDGTYTAFGELVEGRETIQSVLPGDIIDSIRSVR encoded by the coding sequence ATGCTCCGGACGCGCGGTTGTCGGGCCGGTGCCCTTGCGGCGGCGGTGTGCCTGCCCCTGCTCGCAGCCTGTGCCCCCACCGTTCAGCCCGCGCCAACTGCAACAGTCGGCGAGGTTGCGCCACGCCCGCCCTCTTCCGAGCTCCTCGCCGCCCATGCCGAGCTGATCCGCCTGGAGGACCGGCGCGAGCTGGATCTATCGCGTCTGCAGGCGCTCGCCTCCGACACCTCCTCCCGGATCCGCGCCCGAGTGGCCATCGCGCTCGGGCGATTGCGACGGGCCGAGGGGGCGCCTCTCCTCCTGCGGCTCCTGGCCGACCGGGACACGGCCGTCGCCGCCAGCGCAGCCTTTGCCCTCGGCCAGCTCGGCGACTCCACTCACGCTGCGGCCCTCGCAGCCCGGCTGGCGAGCGGGGACTCCACCACCGTCACCGTCGGCCTCGAAGCGGCCCATGCCCTCGGGAAGGTCGGGGGATCCGAGGCACGAGAGACGCTCCTCGCCCTGCTTGACACCCTGCCGATCGGGGGAGGCCGCGGCCGGCTGGCGGGTGAGGCACTGCTGGCGGTCTGGAAGACGGCACCGCTTCCGCGGCTCGAGCCCCTTGAGCGATGGCTCGCCGCGGCCGACGCAGACCTGCGCTGGAAGGCGGCTTACGCCCTGGCGCGAGGAGCAGGATCTCGGGCGGCGCCGAGGCTCCTGGAGGTTCTCTCCGACCCGGACCCGCGCGTCCGTGCCGAGGCGCTGCGCGCCCTCACGGCGGAGCGCCTCGACTCGGCGAGGGTGTCGCGGTCCGAGGCGCTGCAACGCATCCTCCCGCTGGCCGGCGACAGCGCCTATACGGTTGCCGTCAATGCTTTGCGGGTGCTCGGCGGGTACGGCGAACCGGCCGCAATCGAGACTCTGCGGCAGGCTCTCCATGCCGCTGATCGACACCGGGCGCTCGCCGCCGCCGAGGCGCTGGGCAGAGCGGGCGCCGCGGCCCGCTCGACTGTGTCCGATCTGGCGGCGCTCGCCATGGCCGACTCTGTGCCCGCTGCGCTGCGCGCCGCCGCAGCGGAGTCGCTCGCCCTGATCGAGCCGGTCACGGCTGAGCAGGTCGCGGGCAGGCTCGCCGCCTCTCCGAGCTGGCGCCTGCGGTCCGCCGCGGCGCGCGCCGTGGCGCTGGCGACCGGGGGCAGGGTGGAGGCGGTCCGCGCCGCACTAGCTGATCCCGATGGGCGGGTTGCCGCCGCGGCGTTGAACGCCCTCATCGAGGCCGCGGATTCGGCACTGGCATCGCTGCGGAACCTGCTGGTGGAGCAGCTCGGCGCCCGCGACGTGATGGTCCGCACGGCGGCACTGAGTGCGCTGGCGCGTGATCCCGACCCTTCGCTGCTGCCGCTCCTGCTCGACGCCTACGATCGCGCCCTGGCCGACACCGTTCCGGACGCGGCCCTGGCGGCCCTCGACGGGCTCGGTGCGCTCTCCGAGCGTGGGCCGCAGGCGACGCGCGCTTTTCTCGCCCGCTTCGACCGTGCCGAAGACCCGCTGCTTCGCCTTCGCGCGGTCGAGCGGCTCGACTCGGCCGCCGTGGCCGCACGCTGGGGAGATCCACTCCCCATCCACACGGGCCGCGACCCGGATTGGTATCGTTCCCTGGTGGAGCGGCTGGTGGCTCCGGCCCTTGTGGGCGGCAATGTCGAAGCGGCGGTGGTCACGGGAGGTGACACGCTCCGTCTGCGGCTACACCCTGCGAGCGCGCCCCTCACCGTCCACAACTTCCTGACCCTCGCCGACGCCGGCTTCTTCGACGGCCAGGAGTGGCCGCGGGTCGTGCCCAGCTTCGTGGTACAGGGGGGCGATCCCCGTGGGGACACTTCGGGCGGTCCGGGGTACAGCATCCGCGATGAGCTCAACCGGCTCCGCTATGGAGCAGGCACCGTGGGCATGGCGCTCGCGGGGCCCGATACCGGCGGCAGCCAGTTCTTCATCACCCATTCGCCGCAGCCGCACCTCGACGGCACCTACACGGCGTTCGGCGAGCTGGTGGAAGGGCGGGAGACGATTCAATCGGTCCTGCCTGGCGATATCATCGACTCGATCCGGAGCGTGCGCTGA
- a CDS encoding DUF5683 domain-containing protein: MSLLLRPLVALALAILALTAGGPPRLHAQVLPGDTAAVDTVVVDTAVVDTAAADTAQAAPEDSVPAYVAPYSAHSALIRSLVLPGWGQAYVDAPGRGAFYFALEAGSLWMVYKSNRALAAARKRESELREAGRLGLQQRDSLAATRAQQVEDWITLSIFWALFSAADAYVSAQLADFPGHVGAAPGPNGEARFQVRFDVGGRR; the protein is encoded by the coding sequence ATGTCATTGCTGCTCCGCCCGCTTGTGGCGCTCGCGCTGGCTATCCTTGCCCTGACGGCGGGAGGCCCCCCCCGGCTGCACGCCCAGGTGCTCCCCGGGGACACGGCGGCAGTGGATACAGTAGTCGTCGACACAGCCGTGGTGGACACGGCGGCGGCAGACACAGCACAAGCGGCCCCGGAGGACTCCGTCCCCGCTTACGTTGCCCCGTACTCCGCCCACTCCGCGCTGATCCGGTCGCTGGTCCTCCCGGGGTGGGGCCAGGCGTACGTCGACGCCCCGGGACGGGGCGCGTTCTACTTCGCCCTGGAAGCGGGTAGTCTGTGGATGGTCTATAAGTCCAACCGCGCGCTCGCGGCCGCGCGCAAGCGGGAGAGCGAGTTGCGTGAGGCCGGCAGGCTGGGGCTCCAGCAACGCGATTCGCTGGCGGCAACGCGGGCGCAGCAGGTGGAGGATTGGATCACGCTCTCTATTTTCTGGGCGCTGTTCTCCGCGGCCGACGCATACGTCTCCGCGCAGCTCGCCGACTTCCCCGGGCACGTGGGCGCAGCGCCGGGGCCGAATGGCGAAGCGCGCTTCCAGGTGCGCTTCGACGTGGGGGGGCGGCGGTGA
- the rfaE2 gene encoding D-glycero-beta-D-manno-heptose 1-phosphate adenylyltransferase produces the protein MTSRVRHPSEKVLSWNEAVRRFGRPREDRVVFTNGCFDVIHRGHVEYLRAARELGDRLIVGLNGDDSVRRLKGEGRPLNEFEDRALVLASMEFVDAVVRFDEDTPLRLIEAILPDVLVKGGDYRPEEIVGAAEVIAAGGRVEVVPLVPGRSTSSIIERVKERGE, from the coding sequence ATGACCTCACGCGTCCGCCATCCATCCGAGAAGGTCCTGAGCTGGAACGAGGCGGTACGCCGCTTCGGCCGTCCCCGCGAAGATCGCGTCGTCTTCACCAACGGCTGCTTCGATGTCATCCACCGGGGACACGTCGAATACCTGCGCGCCGCCCGGGAGTTGGGCGATCGCCTCATCGTCGGGCTGAACGGCGACGACTCGGTGCGCCGCTTGAAGGGGGAAGGTCGGCCGCTGAACGAATTCGAGGATCGGGCGCTCGTCCTGGCGTCGATGGAGTTTGTCGACGCCGTCGTGCGCTTCGACGAGGATACTCCACTGCGCCTGATCGAGGCGATCCTCCCGGACGTGCTCGTCAAAGGGGGCGACTATCGGCCGGAGGAGATCGTGGGCGCTGCCGAGGTGATCGCGGCCGGCGGCAGAGTAGAGGTGGTGCCGCTGGTCCCCGGGCGCTCAACGAGCAGCATCATCGAACGGGTTAAGGAGAGGGGCGAATGA
- the hemC gene encoding hydroxymethylbilane synthase, translating to MTRTLRIATRGSQLALWQANAIRDALLAADPELEVEISVVRTKGDRITDAPLSRIGDRGLFTKEVDGAVLEGGADIAVHSLKDLPTRITTGLTLVAVTAREDPRDVLIGPPGSTVALDTLPPGARVGTSSLRRRAQLLATRPDLRVEDLRGNLNTRFDRLEAGDYDAILLAAAGVIRLGMAERIAEYLEPERWLPAVGQGALAVVARADDARTAERLSTLHDVPTGCAVAAERALLRELEGGCQIPIGALAEVDGDDLRLTAFVSSLDGKRLLRHQRTGKVAEAEEIGRLAAAALREQGADAILAEIRSQEAVPPTAP from the coding sequence ATGACCCGAACCCTGCGAATCGCCACGCGAGGGAGCCAGTTGGCGCTCTGGCAGGCGAACGCCATCCGCGACGCTCTGCTCGCGGCGGATCCGGAACTGGAGGTGGAGATCTCCGTCGTCCGCACCAAGGGGGATCGGATCACGGACGCACCCCTGTCGCGAATCGGGGACCGGGGGCTGTTCACCAAGGAAGTCGACGGCGCGGTCCTGGAAGGGGGCGCGGACATCGCCGTTCACTCGCTCAAGGACCTGCCGACGCGCATCACCACCGGACTGACCCTGGTCGCGGTGACCGCTCGGGAGGATCCTCGCGACGTGCTCATCGGCCCACCGGGGTCGACGGTCGCACTCGACACCCTGCCGCCGGGAGCGCGGGTCGGCACCAGCTCACTGCGACGGCGTGCCCAGCTCCTCGCCACGCGCCCCGACCTCCGCGTCGAGGACCTGAGAGGGAACCTGAACACCCGCTTCGATCGCCTGGAGGCCGGCGACTACGACGCAATCCTCCTGGCGGCCGCCGGGGTGATCCGGCTGGGTATGGCCGAGCGGATCGCGGAGTACCTCGAGCCCGAGCGGTGGCTCCCCGCGGTCGGGCAGGGAGCACTGGCCGTCGTGGCGCGGGCCGACGACGCCCGGACCGCCGAGCGGCTGTCCACGCTCCACGACGTGCCCACCGGATGCGCGGTCGCGGCCGAGCGCGCCCTTCTGCGCGAGCTGGAGGGCGGGTGCCAGATTCCGATCGGGGCGCTGGCCGAAGTGGACGGAGACGACCTGCGGCTGACGGCTTTCGTCTCGAGCCTCGACGGAAAGCGGCTGCTGCGCCACCAGCGGACAGGGAAGGTCGCGGAGGCGGAGGAGATCGGTCGGCTGGCGGCCGCGGCGCTGCGCGAGCAGGGCGCCGACGCGATCCTGGCCGAGATTCGCTCACAGGAAGCGGTGCCTCCTACGGCCCCATGA
- the murI gene encoding glutamate racemase, with protein MNPAPIGIFDSGVGGLSVAREIRRRLPGEDLLYFADHAFCPYGGRPLEVIRGRSVAVVGELIDRGAKAVVVACNTASGAALETLREEYSVPIVGLEPAVKPAAANSRVGRIGVLATAATLQTARFHRLVQTYGQNVEIFQRASPELVELVEAGEISGESVERLLDRTLAPLREAGIDKLVLGCTHYPFLRDAIQDVMGAEVEVLDSGEAVARQVERVLAGMDALAINDGPGDIRLLTTGDREQVEAIVRRLWTGPIEVQSVDQLRRWGGEPSGSSTT; from the coding sequence GTGAACCCGGCTCCGATCGGCATCTTCGACTCGGGAGTCGGTGGCCTCAGCGTCGCCCGGGAGATCCGCAGGCGCCTGCCCGGCGAGGACCTCCTCTACTTCGCGGACCACGCCTTCTGCCCCTACGGAGGACGTCCCCTCGAAGTGATTCGCGGCCGTTCGGTGGCGGTGGTCGGCGAGTTGATCGACCGGGGAGCGAAGGCGGTGGTCGTTGCCTGCAACACCGCCTCGGGAGCTGCGCTGGAGACGCTGCGCGAGGAGTACTCCGTGCCCATTGTCGGGCTTGAGCCGGCGGTGAAGCCGGCGGCGGCGAACAGCCGCGTCGGGCGGATCGGAGTGCTCGCCACCGCGGCGACCCTTCAGACTGCGCGATTTCACCGCCTGGTGCAGACCTACGGCCAGAATGTCGAGATCTTCCAGCGCGCCTCGCCGGAGCTGGTCGAGCTGGTGGAGGCGGGAGAGATCTCGGGGGAGAGCGTGGAGCGGTTGCTGGACCGGACGCTTGCTCCGCTGCGGGAAGCGGGGATCGACAAGCTGGTTCTCGGATGCACGCACTATCCTTTCCTGCGCGACGCGATCCAGGACGTGATGGGCGCCGAGGTCGAGGTGCTCGACAGCGGCGAAGCCGTGGCGCGGCAGGTCGAGCGCGTGCTGGCCGGGATGGATGCTCTCGCGATCAACGATGGTCCGGGGGACATTCGCCTGCTGACCACCGGTGACCGCGAGCAGGTAGAGGCCATCGTGCGCCGCCTCTGGACAGGGCCGATCGAGGTTCAGTCGGTGGACCAGCTCCGCAGGTGGGGGGGAGAGCCGTCCGGATCGAGCACGACGTAG